Proteins from a genomic interval of Lolium perenne isolate Kyuss_39 chromosome 1, Kyuss_2.0, whole genome shotgun sequence:
- the LOC127297133 gene encoding uncharacterized protein: MSALFNFNSFLIVVLLVICTCTYVKMQFPAILNDRTGFRGFFWKAARIGERLSPWVAFGCFAMGVSTIFF, translated from the exons ATG TCGGCGCTGTTCAACTTCAACTCCTTCCTCATCGTGGTGCTGCTCGTGATCTGCACCTGCACCTACGTCAAGATGCAGTTCCCTGCCATCCTCAACGACCGCACCGG TTTCCGAGGTTTCTTCTGGAAAGCCGCCAGAATAG GTGAACGATTGAGTCCTTGGGTAGCATTTGGGTGCTTCGCTATGGGGGTATCCACAATCTTCTTCTGA